Proteins from a single region of Coregonus clupeaformis isolate EN_2021a unplaced genomic scaffold, ASM2061545v1 scaf0462, whole genome shotgun sequence:
- the LOC121556850 gene encoding vicilin-like seed storage protein At2g18540 has product MDKFERMAEEERIWPCQKDRRDKDQAKEIEGKRKDKEVLSKEEQRRLRNEKALQEHLDRVKNPELTGKQTRQPQCKDYSIFTASGLKSKDPHDQQSAKCKDLSIFSADAQTQQCKDFSVFSTSSQGVAKVPQVLQVKVTNKSESVQKKDGNDKVTAPKTEAELLMDKFERMAEEERIWPCQKDRRDKDQAKEIEGKRKEEEVLFKEEQRRLRNEKALQEHLDRVENPERTGKQTRQPQCKDYSIFTASGLKSKDPHDQQSAKCKDVSMVTATDSKNLNPQKDQPAKCKGKDQGPVS; this is encoded by the exons ATGGACAAATTTGAGAGGAtggcagaagaggagagaatttGGCCTTGtcagaaggataggagagataaagaccaggccaaagagatagagggaaagagaaaggataAGGAGGTGCTGTCTAAAGAAGAGCAGCGCAGGCTGAGGAATGAGAAGGCCTTACAGGAACACCTGGACAGGGTAAAGAATCCGGAATTGACAGGCAAACAGACCAGACAACCACAATGTAAAG attactctattttcactgcatcagggctaAAGAGCAAGGACCCGCATGATCAACAGTCAGCAAAATGCAAAG ATTTATCCATCTTTTCAGCTGATGCTCAGACGCAGCAGTGCAAAG atttctCTGTGTTTTCCACGAGCAGTCAAGGCGTGGCCAAGGTCCCCCAGGTTCTGCAGGTCAAAGTGACTAATAAAAGTGAGAGTGTCCAAAAGAAAGATGGGAATGACAAAGTAACAGCGCCAAAGACAGAGGCAGAGCTCCTTATGGACAAATTTGAGAGGAtggcagaagaggagagaatttGGCCTTGtcagaaggataggagagataaagaccaggccaaagagatagagggaaagagaaaggaggaggaggtgctgttTAAAGAAGAGCAGCGCAGGCTGAGGAATGAGAAGGCCTTACAGGAACACCTGGACAGGGTAGAGAATCCGGAAAGGACAGGCAAACAGACCAGACAACCACAATGTAAAG attactctattttcactgcatcagggctaAAGAGCAAGGACCCGCATGATCAACAGTCAGCAAAATGCAAAG ATGTCTCCATGGTTACTGCAACTGACTCAAAGAATCTGAACCCTCAGAAGGACCAGCCAGCAAAGTGCAAAGGTAaagaccagggcccggtttcctga